The Augochlora pura isolate Apur16 unplaced genomic scaffold, APUR_v2.2.1 APUR_unplaced_1582, whole genome shotgun sequence genome contains the following window.
CGATCGTGATTATCGATCCGCCTCGAGCCGAAATCTTATCAGCTTGGAACGAAGGTCCGAAGATGATCCAATTGCGTCGGTGTCGCATTGAATGTCGATCAGAAGACGGGTCGATCGACGGGGGACTGTCGTCGTAACCGGACCGCACGGAGAACTTTGCGTGCCGCGCGCTTCCTCGGCTAGGCGTGATTCCACgtggtggtggaggaggaggtggaggaggaccAGAAGGGCCGAAGTAAGAGGATGTTGCTGAGGTAACACGATTTATCGAGCCGGCTGAGAAACGACAGTTAATTGAACCGTGCTCGATACCGAGGAGATCGCAAGCTGTCGAagagagaaagcaagagagagagagagagagagagagagtaagagagagagaaagggaggacTTGGAAGAGGAAACTGAGAGTCAAGAATGGGTTTCCCAAGGCGGAGATCCCTGTGGCTGAAGGTGGCCATTTTGGCGACCGCGGTCTGGGTGACGGTCTGCTTCCTGCTCTACACGGAGGACCGAGCGAACGCCGCCGTGCAGGGTCTGGCGCCGtccggcgtcgcggcgccgcaGATGGCCAACGGTTTCGTGCCCGCAGCCGCGCCGCTTCGAAAGGAGACGCCGCTCAACGAGAAACCCAAGCAGAAGCTGGTCCAGGCCGGACCCGAGCAAggtaattaatttgttgttaacGGCCGATCCCGTGGCACCGAGGGATCGAGGCTCTGCGGGATCGTTGACGAATGAAGGTTTTCGCGAGTGTCTTTAAAGCAGCTCTGCCGGGACGGCGCTGCGGTTTCCCGGGTTTTGCACGCTTCGCGCGACTCTGCCGTCGcagtttgttttttaaacaggggacgacgacgacgacgaggttGGCTCGGTTAGGGTCGTCCTACTGTTTCAGACTTTCTCTGCTTCTTTTTTAACAAGCTGCTGCGGCCGAGTGACCGGAGTCTTGGGGTTTTTAGATGGACTTGATCTGGTTTTTAAATAGGGGATGATGCGGCGAGGTGGCTTACGGTTCTTCTAGGATCCATTTTGTTTAGGGTGGTAGAGCTTTGGCAGCTTTTGTAGGTCTTTTTAATCAGCGAACGTCGATTGCTATGCCGAGGAAGTTTGTCTGCTTTTAAACAGGGGATGATGTCGCGGTGAAGCGACTTACGGTGCTGCTGCTATCTAATGGAGACCGTTTCGCGTCGTTCAGGGTGGTAAAGGAGAGCTTGTGTGCCTCTTTTTAGTCGAGTTGCGGGAGACTGGGATCGATTGCTTTGTCGAGGGAATTTGTCGACTTTTTAAATAGGGGATCATGTGGGTCTTTGGATGTTGATAGCAGCTGAACAAAGCTCGCGTATTCCGTAACGAGATTTTAAGCCATTGTGTGAACCGTTGTTATGTGAAACATGTTATCGTTGTTATCTAGAAacagtctattaattattcagaCAGAC
Protein-coding sequences here:
- the LOC144477506 gene encoding putative polypeptide N-acetylgalactosaminyltransferase 9; the protein is MGFPRRRSLWLKVAILATAVWVTVCFLLYTEDRANAAVQGLAPSGVAAPQMANGFVPAAAPLRKETPLNEKPKQKLVQAGPEQGGGVLAAPREQDPSAAGEMGRPVILPNNLTAETKKLVDDGWLNNAFNQYVSDLISVHRTLPDPRDP